A portion of the Bactrocera neohumeralis isolate Rockhampton chromosome 2, APGP_CSIRO_Bneo_wtdbg2-racon-allhic-juicebox.fasta_v2, whole genome shotgun sequence genome contains these proteins:
- the LOC126751767 gene encoding transcription initiation factor TFIID subunit 1 isoform X5 — translation MSSDSDDDGSTGRGGGGSADSNAGGGFGMDLTGILFGNIDSEGKLMDDDAGNAFDPEFREHISSLSKLGLNSMLNEVIDTEKDEMDDVDTPKHPMSDFDALKAGFTNNDGNEADNEDDGEIVKDESAIDYSDITELSEDCPRTPPSNEQSVLEDLEDAIPASKVEASSITKDDKELMPPPLAPIRNISSSNNVDSVPKTNGPDSVNGDTKLDKPTERKLDTPLADMLPSKYANVDVRELFPDFRPDKVLRFSRLFGPGKPSSLPQIWRSVKKRRRRRKHSRDQKNPNTGSDSTSDSEEPKKKGFGLHYGPDPMPYQCVSDDEDKLLSITNNEDVKPEGPESGDNSDSKPKIADWRYGPAQIWYDMLEVPDSGEGFNYGFKTKPSGTPQKGVATDTQALVSVEEDVEIKGDPIADDAFLMVSQLHWEDEVVWDGNDIKAKVMQKLNSKTIAAGWLPSSGSRTAGAFSQPGKTMPVSGNTGSGKAQGGSSSSKKANQILQSKAPEAVDDTWYSIFPVENEELIYGKWEDEIIWDAEQMTKLPKPKVLTLDPNDENIILGIPDDIDPSKISKNTGPPPKIKIPHPHVKKSKILLGKAGVINVLAEDTPPPPPKSPDRDPFNISNDSYYQPKTEPTLRLKVGGGNLIQHSTPVVELRSPFIPTYMGPMKLRSFHRPPLKRFSHGPLASPGPHAVLPLLKYIAKKAKQREVERIASGGGDVFFMRNPEDLSGKDGDIILCEFCEEHPPLMNQVGMCSKIKNYYKRKAAKDNGPQDFKYGEVAFAHTSPFLGIIHPGQCIQALENNMYRAPIYPHNINPTEFLVIRNRSNYWIRAINALFTVGQECPIYEVPGPNSKRANNFTRDFLQVFIYRLFWKSRDNPRRIRMDDIKRAFPAHSESSIRKRLKQCADFKRTGMDSNWWVIKPEFRLPSEEEIRAMVSPEQCCAFFSMIAAEQRLKDAGYGEKFLFAPQEDDDEEAQLKLDDEVKVAPWNTTRAYIQAMRGKCLLQLTGPADPTGCGEGFSYVRVPNKPTQTKEEQESQPKRTVTGTDADLRRLPLQRAKELLRKFKVPEEEIRKLSRWEVIDVVRTLSTEKAKAGEQGMDKFSRGNRFSIAEHQERYKEECQRIFDLQNRVLASSEVLSTDEDESSASEESDLEELGKNLENMLSNKKTSTQLSLEREEQEREELLKKIMEDQEGGKGAKSKDGKEDNSQQPVSNPNQGRILKITRTFKDSEGKEYTRVEIVRRQPVIDAYMKIRTTKDEQFIKQFATLDEQQKEEMKREKRRIQEQLRRIKRNQERERLALLAQNQKLQPGGMPTSLGDPKSSGGSSHKERDTPHKEVSPSRKKFKLKPDLKLKCGACGQVGHMRTNKACPLYTGLQGPLNSSNVSINEEQEEEVEKELNCEDDDLVNVDGTKVTLSSKVLKRHEDVRRRTLLLKVPKEAVGKKKRRMAGDLHCDYLQRHNKTANRRRTDPVVVLSSILEEILNELRSMPDVTPFLFPVNAKLVPDYYRIVTKPMDLQTMRDYIRQRRYHNREEFLADLNQIVENSTLYNGARSSFTVAAQRMLQSCFELLAEKEDKLMRLEKAINPLLDDNDQVALSFIFEQLHGKIKLMQESWPFLKPVNKKQVRDYYTIIKRPMDLETIGKNVEAHRYHSRAEFLADIELIAANCEQYNGSESRFTKNAKDLLHFARTQLEEFSDHCGQLEQNISKVQERARADAELDDTWGGDDQDYDFPHRTSRSSTPENDFIDVEGNERPSTSSAALNSSGSSFSRSFAGGITIPATTPGGGSDMAPPPSDVKRGRGRPRKQRDTVEEVKINASAVKRGRGRPRKDSLASNISNPQNSFLEEDLQCSTDDEEFQEVSEDENNAASILDQGERIQPNDSGMDTVGAMGMDQIDVSHIKTEMKIEPPQLANDDSMDLDPNYDPSDFLNFGNRPAHNNASDDMQSTQNHMQYSKEDDEAQAHFQMDANMSDGAMPAEMSSMPQMPLIMPSNDNVGIDEDLAISESDEEDGGGDDNVADVSMKREVFNDSGEMANDGIGANLQNSMNEPQANEGQMNMETAKPEHHQDDNDDDDWLHF, via the exons ATGAGTTCGGATAGCGATGATGATGGTTCGACCGGTCGTGGCGGTGGGGGCTCCGCTGATAGCAACGCCGGTGGTGGTTTTGGAATGGACTTGACAGGCATATTATTTGGTAATATAGACTCGGAAGGAAAATTAATGGACGATGATGCCGGCAACGCATTCGATCCAGAATTCCGTGAGCACATATCCTCTTTGTCTAA GTTGGGCCTAAACTCAATGTTAAACGAAGTAATAGATACTGAAAAAGATGAAATGGATGACGTAGATACTCCTAAACATCCAATGAGTGATTTTGATGCCTTAAAAGCTGGATTTACGAATAACGATGGCAATGAAGCTGATAATGAAGACGATGGTGAAATTGTCAAAGATGAGAGTGCAATAGATTACTCAGATATAACAGAACTATCAGAAGATTGCCCGCGCACTCCTCCTTCGAATGAACAAAGCGTACTTGAAGATCTTGAGGACGCAATACCGGCCTCAAAAGTTGAGGCTTCaa GTATAACCAAAGACGATAAGGAACTAATGCCTCCACCGCTTGCACCTATACGCAATATATCAAGCAGCAATAATGTTGACAGTGTACCTAAAACGAATGGACCGGACAGTGTAAATGGCGATACAAAATTAGATAAAC cGACAGAACGCAAGTTGGACACACCCTTAGCAGATATGCTGCCATCTAAATACGCAAATGTAGATGTGAGAGAATTATTTCCAGACTTCCGTCCCGATAAAGTTCTGCGTTTTTCACGCCTTTTTGGACCGGGGAAACCTTCAAGCTTGCCACAGATTTGGCGTAGTGTGAAGAAAAGAAGGCGACGACGTAAGCACTCACGTGATCAAAAG AATCCGAATACTGGTTCCGATTCCACCAGCGATTCAGAAGAACCAAAGAAAAAAGGGTTCGGATTGCACTACGGTCCCGATCCAATGCCATATCAATGCGTTTCCGATGACGAAGATAAATTATTGAGCATTACAAATAATGAAGATGTCAAACCCGAGGGCCCGGAAAGCGGCGATAATAGTGATAGTAAACCCAAAATTGCCGACTGGCGTTACGGACCGGCGCAAATTTGGTATGATATGCTAGAAGTGCCGGATTCTGGGGAAGGTTTCAATTACGGCTTTAAAACAAAACCCTCCGGCACGCCACAAAAAGGTGTTGCAACAGACACACAGGCCTTAGTGTCAGTGGAAGAAGATGTAGAAATCAAAGGTGACCCCATAGCCGACGATGCATTTTTAATGGTTTCGCAACTGCATTGGGAAGATGAGGTTGTGTGGGATGGCAACGATATTAAAGCGAAAGTAATGCAGAAATTGAATTCTAAAACAATCGCAGCAGGCTGGTTGCCATCAAGTGGCTCTCGCACAGCCGGCGCGTTTAGCCAACCTGGCAAAACAATGCCCGTATCGGGAAACACCGGAAGTGGCAAAGCGCAAGGTGGCTCGTCTTCCAGCAAGAAGGCTAATCAGAT cCTACAAAGTAAAGCACCCGAAGCAGTGGACGACACCTGGTACAGCATCTTTCCGGTTGAGAATGAGGAATTGATTTACGGCAAATGGGAAGATGAAATCATCTGGGATGCCGAACAGATGACCAAATTACCAAAACCGAAAGTGCTCACGCTTGATCCGAATGATGAGAATATTATACTCGGTATACCGGATGACATTGATCCAtcgaaaattagcaaaaatacaGGACCACCACCGAAAATCAAAATACCACATCCACATGTTAAGAAATCAAAGATTTTATTAGGCAAAGCAGGTGTTATCAATGTGTTGGCCGAGGAcacgccaccgccaccgcccaAGAGTCCAGATCGTGACCCCTTCAATATTTCAAACGATTC TTACTATCAGCCTAAGACGGAGCCAACATTACGACTTAAAGTGGGCGGCGGCAATTTAATACAGCATTCCACGCCAGTAGTTGAGCTACGCTCGCCTTTTATACCG ACATACATGGGTCCTATGAAACTGCGTTCATTCCATCGTCCACCATTGAAACGTTTCTCGCATGGTCCCTTAGCATCACCCGGTCCACATGCTGTACTACCACTACTTAAGTATATAGCCAAGAAGGCCAAACAACGTGAGGTGGAGCGCATTGCGTCCGGTGGTGGCGACGTGTTCTTCATGCGTAATCCTGAAGATTTAAGCGGCAAAGATGGCGATATAATATTATGCGAATTTTGTGAGGAACATCCACCTTTGATGAATCAA gtCGGCATGTGTTCCAAGATCAAAAACTACTACAAACGCAAGGCGGCAAAGGATAACGGTCCGCAAGACTTTAAATATGGCGAAGTGGCCTTTGCGCATACCAGTCCCTTCTTGGGCATAATACATCCCGGCCAGTGCATACAAGCGCTGGAGAATAATATGTATCGTGCGCCGATCTATCCGCACAATATCAATCCGACGGAATTTCTTGTCATCCGTAATCGCAGCAACTATTGGATACGCGCTATAAATGCGCTGTTCACAGTGGGTCAAGAGTGTCCGATTTACGAAGTGCCGGGTCCGAATTCAAAACGCGCCAATAATTTCACAAGAGACTTCCTGCAG GTGTTCATTTACCGCCTGTTTTGGAAGAGCCGCGACAATCCGCGTCGCATACGTATGGACGATATAAAGCGTGCATTTCCGGCGCACTCGGAGAGCAGCATACGTAAGCGTTTGAAACAGTGTGCGGATTTCAAACGTACTGGCATGGACTCGAACTGGTGGGTTATCAAGCCGGAATTCCGTTTGCCGTCTGAGGAGGAAATACGTGCAATGGTCTCGCCGGAGCAATGCTGCGCGTTCTTTAGCATGATAGCAGCCGAGCAGCGTTTGAAGGATGCTGGTTATGGTGAAAAGTTCTTATTCGCGCCACAAGAGGATGACGATGAGGAGGCGCAATTGAAGTTGGACGATGAAGTAAAAGTGGCACCGTGGAATACCACGCG CGCTTACATACAAGCGATGCGAGGCAAGTGTCTACTGCAGCTGACTGGACCGGCCGATCCCACCGGTTGTGGTGAAGGTTTTTCTTATGTACGCGTGCCTAATAAGCCCACG CAAACTAAAGAAGAGCAGGAGTCACAGCCGAAGCGTACAGTCACCGGCACTGACGCCGATTTGCGTCGTCTGCCGCTGCAGCGTGCCAAAGAGTTGCTGCGTAAATTCAAAGTGCCTGAAGAGGAGATACGAAAATTGTCGCGTTGGGAGGTAATCGATGTGGTGCGCACACTTTCAACCGAGAAGGCCAAAGCCGGCGAACAGGGTATGGACAAATTTTCGCGTGGTAATCGGTTTTCCATTGCCGAGCATCAGGAGCGTTACAAAGAGGAGTGTCAGCGCATTTTCGATCTACAAAACCGTGTGTTGGCTAGTTCAGAGGTACTTTCCACGGATGAAGATGAGTCTTCAGCCTCAGAAGAGTCTGATCTTGAAGAGCtgggaaaaaatttggaaaatatgctGTCAAATAAGAAGACATCCACACAACTGTCGCTCGAACGCGAAGAGCAAGAGCGTGAAGAGTTATTGAAAAAGATTATGGAAGATCAAGAGGGAGGAAAGGGTGCCAAATCGAAAGACGGCAAAGAGGACAACTCACAGCAGCCGGTGTCGAATCCAAATCAGGGACGTATACTTAAAATAACACGCACCTTTAAGGATAGCGAGGGCAAGGAATACACGCGTGTGGAGATTGTACGCCGCCAGCCAGTCATCGATGCCTACATGAAGATACGCACCACGAAAGATGAGCAATTCATCAAACAATTCGCCACATTGGACGAGCAGCAGAAGGAGGAAATGAAACGTGAGAAACGACGCATACAGGAGCAACTGCGACGCATTAAACGTAATCAAGAACGCGAGCGACTTGCGTTGTTGGCGCAGAATCAAAAGTTGCAGCCAGGTGGCATGCCCACCTCGCTGGGTGATCCCAAGTCATCTGGTGGCTCGTCACATAAAGAACGCGACACGCCACATAAAGAAGTCAGTCCCTCGCGCAAGAAGTTCAAGTTGAAGCCGGACTTGAAGCTCAAGTGTGGTGCCTGTGGACAG GTTGGCCACATGCGCACAAATAAAGCCTGTCCGCTCTACACCGGCCTGCAAGGTCCTTTGAACTCATCTAATGTGAGTATCAATGAAGAGCAGGAGGAGGAAGTGGAGAAGGAACTCAACTGCGAGGACGATGATCTGGTGAATGTAGATGGCACCAAGGTGACATTGAGCAGTAAGGTACTGAAGCGCCACGAAGATGTGCGGCGTCGCACTTTGTTGTTGAAGGTGCCCAAAGAAGCGGTGGGCAAGAAGAAGCGACGCATGGCCGGTGACTTGCATTGCGATTATCTGCAACGTCACAATAAAACAGCAAATCGCCGGCGTACGGATCCGGTGGTGGTTTTGTCTTCCATACTCGAGGAAATACTCAATGAGTTGCGTTCAATGCCGGATGTGACACCGTTTCTCTTTCCAGTTAACGCCAAG cTTGTGCCCGACTATTATCGCATTGTCACTAAACCGATGGATCTACAAACCATGCGCGACTACATACGTCAACGTCGCTATCATAATCGCGAAGAGTTCTTAGCCGATCTTAatcaaattgttgaaaattcaaCTCTATACAATGGAGCACGCAGCTCCTTCACCGTTGCTGCACAACGCATGCTTCAGAGTTGTTTCGAATTATTGGCCGAGAAAGAAGACAAGCTAATGCGTTTGGAGAAGGCTATTAATCCACTGCTGGATGATAACGATCAGGTAGCGCTGTCATTCATTTTCGAACAATTACATggcaagatcaaattgatgcaagAAAGCTGGCCCTTCTTGAAGCCTGTCAATAAGAAGCAAGTGCGGGATTATTATACGATCATCAAGCGTCCCATGGATCTGGAAACTATTGGCAAAAATGTGGAGG CGCATCGCTATCACTCACGCGCCGAGTTCTTAGCGGACATTGAGCTAATTGCGGCCAACTGTGAACAGTACAATGGTAGCGAATCGCGCTTTACCAAGAATGCCAAAGATTTGTTGCATTTCGCGCGCACACAACTGGAGGAG TTCTCCGACCATTGTGGTCAACTCGAGCAAAACATCAGCAAAGTGCAAGAGCGTGCACGTGCCGACGCCGAACTGGATGATACATGGGGCGGCGATGATCAAGACTATGATTTCCCACACCGTACGAGTCGTTCGAGTACACCGGAAAATGATTTCATCGATGTCGAAGGTAACGAGCGTCCTTCAACATCATCGGCAGCATTAAACTCTTCTGGCTCATCGTTTAGCCGCAGTTTTGCTGGTGGCATTACCATACCGGCCACAACACCTGGTGGTGGCAGCGATATGGCACCACCACCGTCTGACGTGAAACGTGGCCGTGGACGTCCGCGTAAACAACGCGACACAGTGGAGGAGG TCAAAATAAATGCGAGCGCTGTTAAACGTGGGCGTGGCCGACCCCGCAAGGACAGCCTAGCCTCAAATATAAGTAACCCACAAAATTCCTTTTTGGAAGAAG ATTTGCAATGTTCAACGGATGATGAGGAGTTTCAGGAAGTATCAGAGGATGAGAACAACGCCGCCAGCATACTTGATCAAGGCGAACGCATACAACCGAACGACAGTGGCATGGACACTGTTGGCGCTATGGGCATGGATCAGATTGATGTGTCGCATATAAAAACCGAGATGAAGATAGAGCCACCGCAGCTCGCTAACG ATGACTCAATGGATTTGGATCCCAACTATGATCCATCAGATTTCTTAAATTTCGGCAATCGTCCCGCCCATAATAATGCTAGTGATGACATGCAATCAACGCAAAATCATATGCAATATAGTAAGGAGGATGATGAAGCGCAAGCACACTTCCAAATGGACGCCAATATGTCTGATGGTGCAATGCCAGCTGAAATGTCGTCTATGCCGCAGATGCCACTAATTATGCCAAGTAATGATAACGTTGGCATAGATGAAGACTTGGCTATTTCAGAGAGTGACGAGGAAGATGGTGGTGGCGATGACAATGTTGCTGATGTCTCTATGAAACGTGAAGTGTTCAATGATAGTGGTGAAATGGCTAATGACGGCATTGGTGCCAATCTACAAAATAGCATGAATGAGCCACAGGCTAACGAAGGTCAAATGAATATGGAAACGGCTAAACCCGAACATCATCAAGACGATAATGATGACGATGACTGGTTGcacttctaa